A genomic window from Glaciihabitans sp. INWT7 includes:
- a CDS encoding prepilin-type N-terminal cleavage/methylation domain-containing protein yields the protein MIIRMNKAMTAGREARKDGEKGFTLIELLVVIIIIGILAAIAIPVFLNQRQSAWKASVASDLKNAAVVVETWGTSHSGSFSAFPVSNATNGIKVSDGNTITVTPSATSYTILGSNANVTGSQTYDSSAGGLGKFTP from the coding sequence ATGATCATTCGCATGAACAAGGCCATGACGGCCGGCCGTGAGGCTCGTAAGGATGGGGAGAAGGGCTTCACGCTCATCGAGCTCCTCGTCGTCATCATCATCATCGGTATCCTCGCCGCGATCGCCATTCCGGTGTTCCTCAACCAGCGCCAGAGCGCCTGGAAGGCCTCTGTGGCTTCCGACCTCAAGAACGCAGCGGTCGTCGTGGAGACCTGGGGCACGAGCCACAGCGGCTCCTTCTCGGCCTTCCCGGTGAGCAACGCGACCAACGGCATCAAGGTGAGCGATGGCAACACGATCACTGTAACCCCGAGCGCGACTTCCTACACGATCCTCGGATCGAACGCGAACGTCACGGGAAGCCAGACGTACGACAGCAGTGCTGGTGGACTCGGGAAGTTCACACCGTAA
- a CDS encoding type IV pilin protein: protein MINRTNRKLARVREARIQGEAGFSLIELMVVIVIIGILAAIAVPVFLNQRQSAWKATVASDLKNAAIVVETWGMNHDGSFADFPVSNATNCIKATEGNTIVVSPSATTFTILGSNANVSPGSQVYDRAAGGLGKFTP, encoded by the coding sequence ATGATCAACCGCACAAACCGTAAATTGGCCCGGGTGCGGGAAGCTCGCATTCAGGGTGAGGCCGGCTTCTCGCTGATCGAGTTGATGGTCGTCATCGTGATCATCGGCATACTGGCCGCGATTGCCGTCCCGGTGTTCCTCAACCAGCGCCAGAGCGCCTGGAAGGCGACGGTGGCGAGTGACCTGAAGAATGCCGCGATCGTCGTCGAGACCTGGGGAATGAACCACGACGGGTCGTTCGCGGACTTTCCGGTGAGCAATGCGACCAACTGCATCAAGGCGACCGAGGGCAACACGATCGTGGTGAGCCCGAGCGCGACCACCTTCACCATTCTCGGGTCGAACGCGAACGTGAGCCCCGGCAGCCAGGTCTATGACCGAGCTGCCGGCGGCCTGGGGAAGTTCACGCCCTAG
- a CDS encoding type II secretion system F family protein → MATLAYAYKGRDAQGKVVKGRLEASTESNAAMRLRSMGVSPTSIEESKEGTGLNMEIKFLSKGVGLKDLAIMSRQMATMIAAGLSLLRTLTILADQTENKALASTLGEVRSDIEGGSSLSASFAKFPRVFPRLMIHLVRAGETGGFLDGALESIANNFESDVKLRATIKSALTYPIAVLIMAFVAVIAMLIFIVPVFQAMFTSLGGHLPLPTQILVTLSQNMIWIFPLLVVAIVGSSVWWRLNKEKDSVRSVFDPLKLKIPVFGGLFAKVAVARFTRNFSAMIAAGVPILQSLSIVGETSGNWVIENALKKVQESVRTGNSIAAPLAEQPIFPSMVVQMIAVGEDSGALEIMLTKVADFYEEEVQSTAEALTSLIEPLMIAVIGTVIGGMIVALYMPIFTIFNEINK, encoded by the coding sequence ATGGCCACTCTCGCCTACGCCTACAAGGGCCGGGATGCACAGGGCAAGGTCGTCAAGGGCAGGCTCGAAGCATCCACCGAATCGAACGCGGCGATGCGCCTGCGCTCGATGGGGGTCTCCCCGACCTCGATCGAGGAGTCCAAAGAGGGCACCGGTCTCAACATGGAGATCAAGTTCCTCAGCAAGGGAGTCGGGCTCAAGGACCTCGCCATCATGAGCCGCCAGATGGCGACCATGATCGCTGCCGGACTCTCGCTGTTGCGCACGCTCACCATCCTCGCCGACCAGACCGAGAACAAGGCCCTCGCGTCCACGCTCGGTGAGGTCCGCTCCGACATCGAAGGCGGTTCTTCGCTGTCGGCGAGCTTCGCGAAGTTCCCCCGAGTCTTCCCGCGCCTGATGATCCATCTGGTGCGTGCCGGCGAGACCGGTGGCTTCCTGGACGGAGCGCTCGAGTCGATCGCGAACAACTTCGAATCCGACGTGAAGCTGCGCGCGACCATCAAGTCCGCACTGACCTACCCGATCGCCGTGCTCATCATGGCCTTCGTGGCGGTCATCGCCATGCTCATCTTCATCGTGCCGGTATTCCAGGCGATGTTTACGAGCCTCGGTGGACACCTGCCGCTGCCGACGCAGATTCTTGTGACGCTCTCTCAGAACATGATCTGGATCTTCCCTCTTCTCGTCGTGGCCATAGTGGGCTCCAGCGTCTGGTGGCGGTTGAATAAGGAGAAGGACAGCGTTCGGAGCGTATTCGACCCGCTCAAGCTCAAGATCCCTGTGTTCGGCGGGCTGTTCGCAAAAGTGGCTGTCGCGCGGTTCACCCGCAATTTCTCAGCGATGATCGCCGCCGGAGTTCCGATCCTGCAGTCCCTCAGTATCGTCGGAGAGACCTCGGGCAACTGGGTGATCGAAAATGCACTGAAAAAAGTCCAGGAGTCTGTGCGTACGGGTAATTCGATCGCTGCACCGCTCGCAGAACAGCCGATCTTCCCGTCGATGGTGGTGCAGATGATCGCCGTCGGAGAGGATTCGGGGGCACTGGAGATCATGCTGACCAAGGTCGCCGACTTCTACGAAGAAGAGGTTCAGAGCACCGCAGAAGCGCTGACATCCCTCATCGAGCCCTTGATGATCGCTGTGATCGGCACTGTCATCGGCGGCATGATCGTGGCGCTCTACATGCCCATCTTCACCATCTTCAATGAGATCAACAAATAG
- a CDS encoding type IV pilus twitching motility protein PilT, whose translation MNQPYEIPVGNITPILSPRRAAQAAADAAAMNADPLGYAAPTYAAPEYVEPAGQLPPEEFFTSQPHRHTPDLAPPVAGTSPFGVAPVAGAYSPTVEPDAWDLTIVPPASAAPAYSPPAYAAAPPPTVSHTYEAPTAPPAYDLFEASAPVVAAPTPPPAPSETSTLLEQALADITSGSASTYDLDDEQDADDSPFFEEPTAGEGNSSPRLNVDADLIAALTDVLYSGASDLHVTVNAPPTIRVDGVLRQVGGTSVWNRAKVTSALLSILTPEQRVAFDKELELDLAYTLSANARFRVNIYQQRNSMGAAFRLIPTEIKQLKDLGVPETIGRFAKLPRGLVLVTGPTGSGKSTTLAALIDLVNRTRADHIVTVEDPIEFMHKNHKSLVNQREVGPDTHSFQAALKHVLRQDPDVILIGELRDLETISVALTAAETGHLVFATLHTQDAAQTIDRIIDVFPPHQQGQVRSQLAAVLQGVVCQTLVKKASGSGRVVATEILIATPAINNLIREGKTYQIASAMQAGRDHGMHTMDSHLADLANAGTITVAAAIEKAQDAESLKQLIHRNESATDVAAQAMAATGIDFKDAYSRKIGE comes from the coding sequence ATGAACCAGCCGTATGAGATTCCGGTGGGCAACATCACGCCGATCCTGTCGCCGCGCCGGGCTGCGCAGGCCGCCGCCGATGCGGCCGCGATGAACGCGGATCCGTTGGGCTATGCAGCACCGACCTACGCGGCTCCGGAGTATGTCGAGCCCGCCGGCCAGCTTCCGCCGGAGGAGTTCTTCACCAGCCAGCCGCACCGGCACACGCCCGACCTCGCGCCGCCCGTCGCGGGGACCTCCCCCTTCGGAGTCGCCCCGGTCGCCGGAGCCTATTCTCCGACCGTGGAGCCGGATGCCTGGGACCTCACGATCGTGCCGCCCGCCAGTGCCGCACCCGCCTATTCGCCTCCCGCGTACGCCGCCGCGCCGCCGCCCACCGTCTCCCACACCTATGAAGCACCCACCGCGCCTCCCGCCTACGACCTCTTCGAAGCGTCGGCTCCCGTGGTCGCGGCACCGACTCCGCCCCCGGCCCCCTCGGAGACCAGCACGTTGCTCGAGCAGGCACTCGCCGATATCACCTCAGGGTCGGCGTCGACCTATGACCTCGACGATGAGCAGGATGCAGACGACTCACCGTTCTTCGAGGAGCCGACCGCGGGGGAGGGCAATTCCTCTCCGCGCCTCAACGTCGATGCCGATCTCATCGCCGCGCTCACCGACGTGCTGTACTCGGGAGCATCCGACCTCCACGTCACGGTCAACGCACCGCCCACCATCCGGGTCGACGGAGTGCTTCGGCAGGTGGGCGGCACCTCGGTCTGGAACCGGGCCAAGGTCACTTCCGCGCTTCTCAGCATCCTGACGCCGGAGCAGCGCGTCGCCTTCGATAAGGAGCTCGAGCTCGACCTGGCGTACACGCTCTCGGCCAACGCCCGATTCCGCGTGAACATCTACCAGCAGCGCAACTCGATGGGCGCGGCATTCCGACTCATCCCCACCGAGATCAAGCAGCTGAAGGACCTCGGCGTGCCCGAGACCATCGGCCGATTCGCCAAGCTCCCACGTGGCCTCGTGCTCGTGACCGGCCCGACCGGTTCGGGCAAGTCCACCACTCTCGCGGCGCTCATCGACCTGGTGAACCGCACTCGCGCCGACCACATCGTCACGGTGGAAGACCCGATCGAGTTCATGCACAAGAACCACAAGTCGCTCGTGAACCAGCGCGAGGTCGGTCCCGATACCCACAGCTTCCAGGCCGCACTCAAGCACGTGCTGCGGCAGGACCCCGACGTGATCCTGATCGGTGAGCTCCGAGACCTCGAGACGATCTCGGTGGCTCTCACGGCCGCTGAGACCGGCCACCTCGTGTTCGCAACCCTCCACACCCAGGACGCGGCCCAGACCATCGACCGCATCATCGACGTGTTCCCCCCGCACCAGCAGGGCCAGGTGCGGTCCCAGCTCGCCGCCGTGCTTCAGGGCGTCGTCTGCCAGACGCTGGTAAAGAAGGCGAGCGGATCGGGCCGAGTGGTGGCCACCGAGATCCTCATCGCTACGCCCGCCATCAACAACCTCATCCGTGAGGGCAAGACCTACCAGATCGCCTCCGCGATGCAGGCGGGCCGAGACCACGGCATGCACACGATGGACTCGCACCTCGCCGACCTCGCCAATGCGGGCACCATCACGGTGGCCGCCGCGATCGAGAAGGCGCAGGATGCCGAATCGCTGAAGCAGCTCATCCATCGCAACGAGAGCGCGACGGATGTCGCAGCCCAGGCGATGGCTGCCACCGGGATCGACTTCAAGGACGCCTACTCGAGAAAGATCGGTGAATAA
- a CDS encoding GspE/PulE family protein codes for MSSVAEILIIRGLMPIESLDDISGDPATDELQIINLIDKGVLTDVQVASARAAQAGLPFVELVDFPIDRTAVSLVSATLCRRHDLLPLSVAGDTITVAMANPGDVFALDDIRAATRMRVNAVVAERQDLRNAMNRLLRADGELSDLTTALEEEVKPSADMVPVGSESFEDDAPIVRFVNLLISQAIQDRASDIHIEPAEHEMRVRYRIDGVLHEMQRAPKQIQNGVISRLKIMSDIDIAERRKPQDGRLSVIHAGRKIDLRVATLPTVWGEKVVMRILDNSGSSMSLDDLGLLKRNFDVYKKSYTKPYGMILVTGPTGSGKSTTLYTTLNTVAKPEINVITVEDPVEYRMAGINQVQVNPKAGLTFASALRSILRSDPDVVLLGEIRDHETAQIAIEASLTGHLVLSTLHTNDAPSAITRLIEMEIEPFLVGSALDSVVAQRLARRLCDRCKEPYTPVATEMAAFGFYIDPEQPVPTLHQPIGCSVCSNTGYRGRIAIHEIMAVSEEIERMAVRRASSAEIKSVAMAEGMLTLRQDGWSKAQMGLTSIEEILRVVA; via the coding sequence ATGTCTTCAGTTGCTGAGATCCTCATCATCCGTGGCCTCATGCCGATCGAGAGTCTCGATGACATCAGTGGAGATCCCGCCACCGATGAACTCCAGATCATCAACCTGATCGACAAGGGAGTGCTCACCGACGTCCAGGTCGCGTCAGCACGTGCCGCACAAGCCGGGCTTCCCTTTGTGGAACTCGTGGACTTCCCCATCGACCGCACCGCGGTCTCGCTCGTCTCCGCCACCCTCTGCCGCCGCCACGATCTGCTGCCGCTGTCGGTTGCCGGAGACACCATCACCGTGGCCATGGCCAACCCCGGCGACGTGTTCGCCCTCGACGATATTCGAGCGGCAACACGCATGCGTGTGAACGCGGTAGTCGCGGAGCGCCAGGACCTGCGCAACGCCATGAATCGCCTTCTTCGCGCCGACGGGGAACTCAGCGACCTCACCACCGCACTGGAGGAGGAGGTCAAGCCCTCCGCCGACATGGTTCCGGTGGGAAGCGAATCATTCGAAGACGATGCGCCGATCGTGCGCTTCGTCAACCTGCTCATCAGCCAGGCCATCCAGGACCGCGCCTCGGACATCCACATCGAGCCGGCCGAGCATGAGATGCGCGTTCGGTACCGCATCGACGGAGTGTTGCACGAGATGCAACGCGCGCCAAAGCAGATCCAGAACGGCGTGATCTCCCGCCTCAAGATCATGAGCGACATCGACATCGCCGAGCGACGCAAACCACAGGATGGCCGCCTCTCGGTCATCCACGCCGGTCGAAAGATCGACCTGCGCGTCGCGACCCTCCCCACGGTGTGGGGCGAGAAGGTCGTCATGCGAATCCTCGACAACTCGGGATCCAGCATGAGCCTCGACGACCTCGGACTGTTGAAGCGTAACTTCGACGTCTACAAGAAGTCGTACACGAAGCCGTACGGCATGATCCTCGTCACCGGGCCGACGGGATCGGGCAAGTCGACGACCCTGTACACGACGCTCAACACTGTGGCGAAGCCCGAGATCAACGTGATCACCGTCGAGGACCCGGTGGAATACCGCATGGCCGGCATCAACCAGGTGCAGGTGAACCCGAAGGCCGGTCTGACCTTCGCCAGCGCCCTCCGATCCATCCTGCGATCCGACCCCGACGTCGTACTGCTCGGTGAGATCCGCGACCACGAGACGGCGCAGATCGCCATCGAAGCCTCACTCACCGGCCACCTCGTGCTCTCGACCCTTCACACCAACGACGCGCCGAGCGCGATCACCCGTCTCATCGAGATGGAGATCGAGCCGTTCCTCGTCGGTTCCGCACTCGACTCCGTGGTGGCCCAGCGACTCGCTAGGCGACTCTGCGATCGCTGCAAGGAGCCCTACACGCCGGTCGCCACCGAGATGGCCGCGTTCGGGTTCTACATCGATCCCGAACAGCCGGTTCCGACCCTTCATCAGCCGATCGGATGCTCGGTCTGCTCGAACACAGGCTACCGCGGACGCATCGCGATCCACGAGATCATGGCGGTGAGCGAAGAGATCGAGCGCATGGCCGTGCGTCGTGCCTCGAGCGCCGAGATCAAGAGCGTCGCGATGGCCGAGGGCATGCTCACGCTTCGGCAGGACGGCTGGTCGAAGGCCCAGATGGGTCTCACCTCGATCGAAGAGATTCTGCGCGTGGTCGCCTAA
- a CDS encoding DNA-directed RNA polymerase subunit beta': protein MLDVTTFDELRIGLATADDIRRWSHGEVKKPETINYRTLKPEKDGLFGEQIFGPSRDWECSCGKYKRVRFKGIVCERCGVEVTKSSVRRERMGHIELAAPVTHIWYFKGVPSRLGYLLDMAPKDLEKVIYFAAYMVISVDEEGRHDDMPGLENEIRLEIKELESQRDARIADRLQRLETDLAALEEEGAKADQKRRTKDVAEKEMGQARKSFDEQIAQLERVWDDFRSLKVGDLKPEDAVFHDLQDRFGVYFEAYMGAEAIQKRLQAFDLATESDDLHDQIANGKGQKKIRAIKRLRVVNSFLQTGNSPAAMVLEVVPVIPPELRPMVQLDGGRFATSDLNDLYRRVINRNNRLRRLLDLGAPEIIVNNEKRMLQEAVDALFDNGRRGRPVTGTGNRALKSLSDMLKGKQGRFRQNLLGKRVDYSGRSVIIVGPQLKLHQCGLPKQMALELFKPFVIKRLIDLSHAQNIKSAKRMVERSRPQVWDVLEEIIRERPVLLNRAPTLHRLGIQAFEPQLVEGKAIQLHPLVCAAFNADFDGDQMAVHLPLSVEAQAEARILMLASNNILKPSDGRPVTLPTQDMIIGLHHLTTLKEGVVGEGRAFSSIAEAILAHDQHSVDLNAKVRIRLSDVAFAEGQEPEGFEAGKPVLVNTSLGRAIFNETLPSDYPYVEAVADKGQLSAIVNDLAERYPKVEVAAALDRIKDAGFHWASRSGVTVALSDVLTPPNKRQIIEGYEKQATKVQTQFEKGLTTDAERRQELIEIWNKATAEVAKAMEDNMPADNTINRMVTSGARGNWMQVRQIAGMRGLVSNPKGEIIPRPIISSYREGLSVAEYFIATHGARKGLADTALRTADSGYLTRRLVDVSQDVIIREDDCGTTKGLDMPIAVQDAAGNWSLDVNVENSVYARSLAADAVNDKGEVIAQAGADVGDVLLDTLLAAGVHNIKVRSVLTCESAVGVCATCYGRSLATGKLVDIGEAVGIIAAQSIGEPGTQLTMRTFHTGGVASADDITQGLPRVTELFEARTPKGASPIAEAAGRITIEDTDRSRKLILTPDNGDEPIAYPVLKRATLLVEDGQHVELGQQLHVGAIDPKEVLRVRGVRAVQIHLVSGVQGVYRSQGVPIHDKHIEVIVRQMLRKVTVVDHGDTGLLPGELVDRLKYNELNRSALTEGKKTASARQEVMGITKASLATESWLSAASFQETTRVLTQAAMEGKSDPLMGLKENVIIGKLIPAGTGLPKYRNVSVEATEEAKAERYPNRIFTDDSVFSEADLSFVDFDSFSSDDYTPGTYN, encoded by the coding sequence TTGCTCGACGTAACAACGTTCGATGAGCTTCGTATCGGCCTCGCAACCGCTGACGACATCCGTCGTTGGTCGCACGGTGAAGTCAAGAAGCCCGAAACGATCAACTACCGCACGCTCAAGCCCGAGAAGGACGGCCTCTTCGGAGAACAGATCTTCGGACCGAGCCGTGACTGGGAGTGCTCGTGCGGCAAGTACAAGCGCGTGCGCTTCAAAGGAATCGTCTGTGAGCGCTGCGGCGTAGAGGTCACGAAGTCGTCGGTGCGCCGTGAGCGCATGGGCCACATCGAGCTCGCTGCCCCGGTCACCCACATCTGGTACTTCAAGGGCGTTCCGTCGCGCTTGGGTTACCTTCTCGACATGGCACCGAAGGACCTCGAGAAGGTCATCTACTTCGCTGCCTACATGGTCATCTCCGTCGACGAGGAGGGCCGTCACGACGACATGCCCGGACTCGAGAACGAGATCCGCCTCGAGATCAAGGAGCTGGAGAGCCAGCGCGATGCCCGCATCGCCGACCGCCTGCAGCGCCTCGAGACCGACCTCGCCGCCCTGGAAGAAGAGGGGGCGAAGGCAGACCAGAAGCGTCGCACCAAGGACGTCGCCGAAAAGGAGATGGGCCAGGCCCGCAAGTCCTTCGACGAGCAGATCGCCCAGCTCGAGCGCGTGTGGGATGACTTCCGCAGCCTCAAGGTCGGCGACCTCAAGCCGGAGGACGCGGTCTTCCACGACCTCCAGGACCGCTTCGGGGTGTACTTCGAGGCCTACATGGGCGCCGAGGCCATCCAGAAGCGTCTCCAGGCCTTCGACCTCGCAACCGAGAGCGACGACCTGCACGACCAGATCGCCAACGGCAAGGGCCAGAAGAAGATCCGCGCGATCAAGCGACTGCGCGTGGTCAACTCCTTCCTCCAGACCGGCAACTCGCCGGCCGCCATGGTGCTCGAAGTCGTGCCGGTCATCCCGCCGGAACTGCGCCCGATGGTGCAGCTCGACGGTGGACGTTTCGCGACCTCCGACCTCAACGACCTCTACCGTCGTGTGATCAACCGCAACAACCGACTTCGTCGTCTGCTCGACCTCGGTGCTCCCGAGATCATCGTCAACAACGAGAAGCGGATGCTGCAGGAGGCCGTCGACGCACTGTTCGACAACGGTCGCCGTGGTCGCCCCGTCACCGGTACCGGCAACCGCGCCCTGAAGTCCCTGAGCGACATGCTCAAGGGAAAGCAGGGTCGTTTCCGCCAGAACCTGCTCGGAAAGCGCGTGGACTACTCCGGTCGTTCCGTGATCATCGTCGGCCCGCAGCTCAAGCTGCACCAGTGTGGTCTGCCCAAGCAGATGGCACTCGAGCTGTTCAAGCCGTTCGTGATCAAGCGCCTCATCGACCTCAGCCACGCTCAGAACATCAAGAGCGCCAAGCGCATGGTCGAGCGTTCGCGCCCGCAGGTGTGGGACGTGCTCGAGGAGATCATCCGCGAGCGCCCCGTGCTGCTCAACCGTGCACCCACCCTTCACCGCCTGGGTATCCAGGCGTTCGAGCCTCAGCTCGTCGAGGGCAAGGCCATCCAGCTCCACCCGCTCGTCTGTGCGGCGTTCAACGCCGACTTCGACGGTGACCAGATGGCTGTGCACCTTCCGCTGTCCGTCGAGGCCCAGGCCGAGGCGCGCATCCTCATGCTCGCGTCGAACAACATCCTGAAGCCCTCCGACGGCCGTCCGGTCACCCTGCCCACGCAGGACATGATCATCGGTCTGCACCACCTCACCACGCTCAAGGAAGGCGTCGTCGGCGAAGGCCGCGCGTTCTCCTCGATCGCCGAGGCGATCCTCGCTCACGACCAGCACTCGGTCGACCTGAACGCGAAGGTGCGCATCCGCCTGTCGGATGTCGCCTTCGCCGAGGGACAGGAGCCGGAAGGATTCGAAGCAGGCAAGCCCGTGCTCGTGAACACGAGCCTCGGTCGAGCCATCTTCAACGAGACCCTTCCGTCGGACTACCCCTACGTCGAGGCCGTCGCCGACAAGGGCCAGCTCTCCGCGATCGTCAACGATCTCGCCGAGCGGTACCCCAAGGTGGAGGTCGCCGCAGCACTCGACCGCATCAAGGACGCCGGATTCCACTGGGCATCCCGTTCCGGTGTGACCGTCGCGCTCAGCGACGTGCTCACCCCGCCGAACAAGCGCCAGATCATCGAGGGCTACGAGAAGCAGGCCACGAAGGTTCAGACCCAGTTCGAGAAGGGCCTCACGACCGACGCAGAGCGTCGCCAGGAGCTCATCGAGATCTGGAACAAGGCAACGGCCGAAGTCGCCAAGGCGATGGAAGACAACATGCCTGCCGACAACACCATCAACCGCATGGTCACCTCTGGTGCCCGTGGTAACTGGATGCAGGTTCGCCAGATCGCCGGTATGCGTGGACTCGTGTCGAACCCGAAGGGTGAGATCATCCCCCGCCCGATCATCTCGAGCTACCGCGAAGGACTCTCGGTCGCCGAGTACTTCATCGCGACTCACGGTGCTCGCAAGGGACTGGCCGACACGGCGCTCCGCACCGCAGACTCCGGGTACCTGACGCGTCGACTGGTCGACGTGTCGCAGGATGTCATCATCCGCGAGGACGACTGTGGCACCACCAAGGGCCTCGACATGCCGATCGCCGTTCAGGATGCCGCAGGCAACTGGTCGCTGGACGTCAACGTCGAGAACTCGGTCTACGCTCGCAGCCTCGCCGCTGACGCCGTCAACGACAAGGGCGAGGTCATCGCCCAGGCCGGCGCGGACGTCGGAGACGTGCTGCTCGACACCCTGCTCGCGGCCGGTGTTCACAACATCAAGGTGCGTTCGGTGCTCACGTGTGAGTCCGCTGTCGGTGTGTGCGCGACCTGCTACGGCCGTTCGCTCGCCACCGGAAAGCTCGTCGACATCGGAGAGGCCGTCGGCATCATCGCGGCCCAGTCGATCGGTGAGCCCGGAACGCAGCTCACGATGCGTACCTTCCACACCGGTGGTGTGGCATCCGCGGATGACATCACCCAGGGTCTGCCGCGCGTCACCGAGTTGTTCGAGGCCCGTACCCCCAAGGGTGCGTCCCCGATCGCCGAGGCCGCCGGTCGCATCACCATCGAGGACACGGACCGCAGCCGCAAGCTGATCCTGACCCCCGACAACGGTGACGAGCCGATCGCCTACCCGGTGCTCAAGCGCGCGACCCTCCTCGTGGAGGACGGCCAGCACGTCGAGCTCGGGCAGCAGCTGCACGTCGGTGCCATCGACCCGAAGGAAGTTCTTCGAGTCCGCGGTGTCCGTGCCGTTCAGATCCACCTCGTCAGCGGTGTGCAGGGCGTCTACCGCTCGCAGGGTGTGCCGATTCACGACAAGCACATCGAGGTCATCGTTCGCCAGATGCTCCGCAAGGTGACTGTCGTCGACCACGGTGACACCGGGCTGCTTCCGGGTGAGCTCGTCGACCGCCTCAAGTACAACGAGCTCAACCGCTCCGCGCTCACCGAGGGCAAGAAGACCGCATCCGCTCGCCAGGAGGTCATGGGTATCACCAAGGCATCCCTCGCGACCGAGTCGTGGCTGTCGGCCGCGTCGTTCCAGGAGACCACGCGTGTTCTCACGCAGGCCGCCATGGAGGGCAAGTCCGACCCGCTGATGGGCCTGAAGGAGAACGTGATCATCGGAAAGCTGATTCCTGCCGGAACCGGCCTGCCGAAGTACCGCAACGTCTCCGTCGAGGCGACGGAAGAGGCGAAGGCCGAGCGCTACCCGAACCGCATCTTCACTGATGACTCGGTGTTCTCGGAGGCGGACCTCTCGTTCGTCGACTTCGACAGCTTCTCGTCGGACGACTACACGCCGGGTACGTACAACTAA